A DNA window from Luteolibacter luteus contains the following coding sequences:
- a CDS encoding class I SAM-dependent methyltransferase, producing MPTPPRKRPNYQAKKAWQRPGPPQGKPPFKSSAPRGPKKEQGWDQVAGWYDKLVGERGSDYHRNVILPAAMRLLAPAPGEKVLDLCCGQGVLIPLLLEAKVGGVTGVDASPRLIESAKARFDREKRVELMVADACAPGPWADGSHDAAACIMAVHDVPDLPAMARQLANALKPGGRFVAIFMHPCFRIPQQAHWGWDEGRKLQFRRVDRYGVPQEIPIVTHPGQGGGDTTTFYHRPVGQVLTAFGQAGLAVEVCEELFSHRRSQPGPRAKGENRAVQEFPVFMAIRAVKLP from the coding sequence ATGCCCACTCCTCCCCGCAAGCGCCCGAACTACCAAGCGAAGAAGGCATGGCAACGCCCCGGCCCGCCGCAGGGAAAACCGCCCTTCAAGTCTTCCGCACCGCGAGGCCCGAAGAAAGAGCAGGGCTGGGACCAAGTGGCGGGTTGGTATGACAAGCTCGTCGGAGAGCGCGGCTCGGATTACCATCGCAATGTTATCCTGCCGGCTGCGATGCGGCTCTTGGCTCCGGCGCCAGGGGAAAAGGTTCTCGATCTCTGTTGTGGCCAGGGTGTGCTGATCCCGCTGCTGCTGGAAGCAAAGGTGGGAGGCGTGACTGGCGTGGATGCCAGCCCGCGGTTGATCGAGTCCGCCAAGGCCCGCTTCGACCGTGAAAAGCGCGTCGAACTTATGGTGGCGGATGCTTGTGCGCCAGGCCCGTGGGCCGATGGCTCGCATGATGCGGCCGCCTGCATCATGGCGGTGCACGACGTGCCGGATCTCCCCGCGATGGCGCGGCAGCTTGCGAATGCGTTGAAACCGGGTGGGCGTTTCGTGGCGATTTTCATGCATCCCTGCTTCCGCATTCCGCAGCAGGCGCATTGGGGCTGGGATGAGGGCCGGAAGCTTCAATTCCGTCGCGTGGACCGCTATGGCGTACCGCAGGAAATCCCAATCGTCACACATCCGGGGCAGGGCGGGGGAGACACCACCACCTTCTACCATCGCCCGGTCGGGCAGGTGCTCACGGCTTTTGGGCAGGCGGGTCTGGCCGTCGAAGTTTGCGAGGAGCTTTTCAGCCACCGTCGCTCCCAGCCCGGGCCGCGGGCGAAGGGGGAAAACCGCGCGGTGCAGGAGTTCCCTGTGTTCATGGCGATCCGCGCGGTGAAGCTGCCTTGA
- a CDS encoding SecDF P1 head subdomain-containing protein — protein sequence MRLLHIAIPFLGIGLSQGEILRISRAFDEPVPGAERMELKYRDEVQQIFVVKEAIISDADVKNADASVEEQIQVELNEEGAKKMKAATTGLAHGKDRFAVLVDGRVVTAPVVRDSLGARFFFNVAGLSDEQMDDLARRISGRPPRPKGEAFEAKPLQKHREVVPYSEQEYLQLKAGREKMGIYYLDRLPTDEDLSEALRVGMSRNEVEKVLGKPTFAQADELFYGLAPEKLPENPDREFIPCGLRLRFQEEKLSQWSVATGPESRSGKAIGAEQPSLVVLNPEMDLTSLNFDPVELFEGCKVPNPDRAVNRTDLEGLVRLVMMFVSMAEDRGLPESAVTGDCDLMKILEKHFPEAANLKKDTAAGKISLKKLKEAFEPYAVGGKPLPEAKAAPVGKE from the coding sequence ATGAGGCTGCTTCACATTGCCATTCCTTTCCTCGGCATCGGCCTTTCCCAAGGCGAGATCCTGCGGATCTCCCGGGCCTTCGATGAGCCCGTGCCGGGTGCCGAACGCATGGAACTCAAATATCGCGATGAGGTGCAGCAGATCTTCGTTGTGAAGGAGGCAATCATCTCGGACGCCGATGTTAAAAATGCTGATGCGTCCGTAGAGGAGCAGATCCAAGTCGAGCTCAACGAAGAAGGAGCTAAGAAGATGAAAGCGGCGACAACCGGCTTGGCCCACGGCAAGGATCGCTTTGCCGTCCTTGTCGATGGGCGGGTGGTCACGGCTCCGGTGGTTCGAGACTCCTTGGGTGCGCGGTTTTTCTTCAATGTGGCCGGGCTCAGCGACGAGCAAATGGACGATCTCGCAAGACGAATCTCCGGTCGCCCTCCTCGCCCCAAGGGGGAGGCCTTCGAGGCGAAACCCCTCCAGAAACATCGGGAGGTGGTGCCATATTCGGAACAAGAATATCTACAGTTGAAAGCCGGGCGGGAAAAGATGGGCATCTACTATTTGGATCGTCTCCCTACCGATGAAGATCTTTCTGAAGCCCTGCGCGTCGGCATGAGCCGGAACGAGGTGGAAAAGGTTCTGGGAAAGCCAACCTTTGCCCAAGCAGATGAGCTCTTTTATGGCCTTGCTCCGGAGAAGCTTCCGGAAAATCCGGATCGTGAATTTATTCCCTGCGGGCTCCGGCTCCGCTTCCAGGAGGAGAAATTGAGTCAATGGTCGGTAGCGACCGGCCCTGAGTCGCGTTCTGGAAAAGCAATTGGTGCGGAGCAACCCTCTTTGGTGGTGCTCAACCCGGAAATGGATCTTACCTCGCTCAATTTCGATCCGGTGGAGCTTTTCGAGGGGTGCAAGGTTCCCAATCCCGATCGAGCGGTCAATCGAACCGACTTGGAGGGCCTCGTGCGACTCGTGATGATGTTCGTCTCCATGGCGGAAGACCGTGGGCTGCCGGAGTCGGCGGTGACTGGTGACTGCGACCTGATGAAGATTCTGGAAAAACACTTCCCGGAAGCGGCAAACCTCAAAAAGGACACCGCGGCAGGAAAAATCTCCCTTAAAAAGCTTAAGGAAGCCTTCGAGCCCTACGCCGTGGGGGGGAAGCCCCTACCCGAAGCGAAAGCTGCTCCGGTCGGAAAGGAATAG
- the murA gene encoding UDP-N-acetylglucosamine 1-carboxyvinyltransferase, whose translation MDKLIVHGGTPIHGAITISGSKNASLPILAATLLTDEDCVIRRVPDVSDTNYMVQILTGLGADVERFSGTVRVTASDITDTAPYDIVRRMRASVCVMGPLLARKRRCVVALPGGCVIGDRPVDLHIRGLEALGAKAEMEGGNVILSAPDGLKGATIDLCGTSGPTVLGTDNVMMAATLAEGITTITSAACEPEVVDLADFLNAMGAKITGAGTPVITIEGVEKLKGCVHNVIPDRIEAGTFMAAAALAGEGVTLRRIRHEHLVAITNTLRKAGHQVHFNDVGDACTIHRGDTPMSAEIVTEPYPGYPTDMQAQMTALFATTPGTSIVVDTIFPQRFMHCAELKRMGADITVENGKAMIKGVDKLSAAPVMASDLRASAALVLAGLTAKGSTEIRRLYHIDRGYEHIDEKLLALGAHVERVRE comes from the coding sequence ATGGATAAGCTCATCGTTCACGGCGGCACCCCGATTCACGGGGCGATCACGATTTCGGGATCGAAAAATGCCTCGCTGCCAATTCTGGCCGCCACCCTGCTCACGGACGAAGACTGCGTGATCCGCCGGGTTCCCGATGTTTCGGACACGAACTACATGGTCCAGATCCTCACGGGTCTGGGTGCCGATGTGGAACGCTTCTCCGGCACGGTCCGCGTGACCGCGAGCGATATCACGGATACAGCTCCCTACGACATCGTGCGCCGCATGCGCGCCTCCGTCTGCGTGATGGGGCCCCTGCTGGCCCGCAAACGCCGCTGCGTGGTGGCTCTCCCTGGCGGCTGCGTGATCGGTGACCGCCCGGTGGATCTCCATATTCGCGGCCTCGAAGCGCTCGGCGCGAAGGCTGAAATGGAGGGAGGAAATGTCATCCTTTCCGCTCCCGATGGCCTGAAGGGTGCAACGATCGATCTTTGCGGCACCAGTGGCCCCACGGTGCTTGGCACCGACAACGTGATGATGGCCGCAACCCTCGCGGAAGGCATCACCACCATCACCTCCGCCGCCTGCGAGCCGGAGGTCGTGGATCTCGCCGATTTCCTCAACGCGATGGGCGCGAAGATCACCGGAGCCGGCACGCCGGTGATCACGATCGAAGGCGTCGAGAAGCTGAAGGGCTGCGTTCACAACGTAATCCCGGACCGTATCGAAGCTGGCACCTTCATGGCCGCCGCCGCCTTGGCTGGCGAAGGCGTGACCCTGCGCCGGATCCGCCACGAACATCTCGTCGCCATCACCAATACCCTCCGCAAGGCCGGGCATCAGGTGCACTTCAACGACGTGGGCGACGCCTGCACGATTCACCGTGGCGACACCCCGATGTCCGCGGAAATCGTAACCGAGCCCTATCCCGGCTACCCGACCGACATGCAGGCGCAGATGACCGCGCTCTTCGCAACGACTCCCGGGACCAGCATTGTCGTCGACACGATTTTCCCCCAGCGCTTCATGCACTGCGCCGAACTCAAGCGCATGGGTGCCGACATCACCGTCGAGAACGGGAAGGCAATGATCAAGGGCGTCGACAAACTGAGCGCCGCTCCGGTAATGGCCAGCGACCTCCGTGCCTCCGCTGCATTGGTCCTCGCAGGCCTGACGGCAAAGGGCTCGACCGAAATCCGCCGCCTCTATCACATCGACCGCGGCTACGAGCACATCGATGAAAAGCTCCTCGCCCTCGGTGCCCACGTGGAGCGCGTGCGGGAGTAG
- a CDS encoding peroxiredoxin, with translation MKPAIGDPAPLFAAPVAGDGYAEDATVSLADLRGERVVLVFYPKDDTPGCTKQACALRDSWDGVKSQAKIFGVSVDPVKKHRKFIAKYELPYPLISDEDQSIVSAYGVWVEKSMYGKTFMGTERTTFLIGADGRIETVLEKVSPEKHLELLQQALGC, from the coding sequence GTGAAGCCCGCCATTGGTGATCCCGCCCCCCTGTTTGCCGCCCCGGTCGCGGGTGATGGCTATGCCGAAGACGCCACTGTCTCCCTCGCCGATCTCCGTGGCGAGCGGGTCGTGCTGGTCTTTTATCCCAAGGACGACACCCCGGGCTGCACCAAGCAAGCCTGTGCTCTCCGGGACAGCTGGGACGGCGTGAAGTCGCAGGCGAAGATCTTCGGAGTGAGCGTCGATCCGGTGAAAAAGCACCGAAAATTCATCGCCAAATACGAGCTGCCCTATCCTCTGATTTCTGATGAGGATCAGTCGATTGTAAGTGCCTATGGCGTCTGGGTGGAAAAGTCGATGTATGGAAAGACCTTCATGGGCACGGAGCGGACCACCTTCCTCATTGGGGCGGATGGCCGGATTGAGACGGTTCTTGAGAAGGTATCGCCTGAGAAGCATCTGGAACTCCTTCAGCAGGCCTTGGGGTGTTGA
- the rpsU gene encoding 30S ribosomal protein S21 — protein sequence MSDRSMRGVVVKKGEPVDRALKRLKTKLDTEGILEEMRRRRAFESPAARKIRKARTAPKRHKVRWRYTSPSQSAKAEEAAAAAAEA from the coding sequence ATGAGCGACCGTAGCATGCGTGGAGTAGTGGTGAAAAAGGGCGAGCCCGTTGATCGTGCCCTGAAGCGCCTCAAGACCAAACTGGACACCGAGGGCATCCTCGAGGAAATGCGCCGCCGCCGCGCTTTCGAGTCCCCCGCCGCACGCAAGATCCGCAAGGCCCGTACCGCTCCGAAGCGCCACAAAGTGCGCTGGCGCTACACCAGCCCGTCTCAGAGCGCCAAGGCTGAAGAAGCCGCCGCTGCTGCCGCCGAGGCCTGA
- the fabF gene encoding beta-ketoacyl-ACP synthase II encodes MSERRVVITGIGCVSPLGNDLKSTWDGMKAGRSGIGTIAQLDPTPYECKIAGEVRDFSPDHYFNVPKDSRRSDRYVQFAVAASKMALEDSAVDLEKVDRRRFGVMVGSGIGGLGTLEREHEVCLNKGPKRVSPFTIPMMISNIASGIISMEHGLYGPNMVIVTACATSNHNIGEAWRMIKFGDADAFLCGGAEATILPMGLAGFANMKALSTRNDEPEKASRPFDKDRDGFVMGEGAGVVVIEELEHAKARGAKIYAELVGYGVSADAHHLSAPSPDGSGPAYAIGMALKHAKLNPEEVQYLNAHATSTGLGDIAETRAIKLAFGDYATNGLMVSSTKSMTGHMLGAAGGIEMIASIMSIVDSVVPPTINVENQDPECDLDVVPNTARETKVDVALSNSFGFGGHNASLIVKRFS; translated from the coding sequence ATGAGCGAAAGAAGAGTTGTTATCACCGGCATTGGCTGTGTCAGCCCCCTTGGAAACGATCTGAAATCCACTTGGGATGGCATGAAAGCCGGTCGCAGCGGGATTGGCACGATCGCCCAGCTCGATCCCACCCCCTACGAGTGCAAGATCGCAGGCGAAGTGCGGGATTTCTCGCCCGATCACTATTTCAACGTTCCCAAGGACTCCCGTCGTTCGGACCGCTACGTGCAGTTCGCCGTCGCCGCCTCGAAGATGGCGCTTGAGGACAGCGCCGTGGACTTGGAAAAAGTGGATCGCCGCCGTTTCGGCGTGATGGTCGGCAGCGGCATCGGTGGCCTCGGTACGCTGGAGCGTGAACACGAGGTTTGCCTGAACAAGGGGCCGAAGCGCGTCTCGCCCTTCACGATCCCGATGATGATTTCCAACATCGCCAGCGGTATCATCTCCATGGAGCACGGCCTCTATGGCCCGAACATGGTGATCGTGACTGCCTGCGCGACTTCGAACCACAATATCGGGGAAGCATGGCGCATGATCAAATTCGGCGATGCCGATGCCTTCCTTTGCGGTGGTGCGGAAGCGACCATCTTGCCGATGGGGCTCGCCGGCTTCGCCAACATGAAGGCGCTGAGCACCCGCAACGACGAGCCCGAGAAGGCATCCCGTCCTTTCGACAAGGATCGTGATGGCTTCGTGATGGGTGAAGGTGCCGGTGTGGTTGTGATCGAGGAACTCGAGCACGCCAAGGCGCGCGGGGCGAAAATTTACGCCGAACTCGTCGGCTACGGTGTTAGCGCGGATGCCCACCATCTCAGCGCCCCGTCCCCGGACGGCAGCGGCCCGGCCTATGCCATCGGCATGGCGCTGAAGCACGCGAAGCTGAACCCGGAAGAAGTGCAGTATCTGAATGCTCACGCCACCTCGACCGGCCTGGGAGACATCGCCGAAACCCGCGCGATCAAGCTCGCCTTCGGCGACTACGCCACGAACGGCCTGATGGTCAGCTCCACCAAGTCGATGACCGGCCACATGCTTGGTGCTGCAGGCGGCATCGAGATGATCGCCTCCATCATGTCGATCGTCGACAGCGTCGTCCCGCCGACGATCAACGTGGAAAACCAGGATCCCGAGTGTGATCTCGATGTGGTCCCGAACACCGCCCGTGAAACAAAGGTGGACGTGGCCCTCAGTAACAGCTTCGGTTTCGGCGGGCACAATGCTTCGCTGATTGTGAAGCGGTTTTCATGA
- the prmC gene encoding peptide chain release factor N(5)-glutamine methyltransferase, whose product MTTVLETLDKGTAYLTKKGIEDARRNMQMLVAHQLSCTRMDLYLRFDQPLDEGDLVPLRDLLKRRGDGVPIQHLLGIVQFHNRDFKTDSRALIPRPETEELAEWLLKNAKLPAGARILDMGCGSGILGLTLAAENPEARVTLADLSPEALSLTKENAQRLDITNVDFVESDLFSALGDTRFDLIVANLPYVPEVDRPTLSREVQHDPDLALFGGPDGLDVIRRFVPEAAKRLLPGGWLALEIGIDQAAQTEALLETAGLTDLLTLKDLSGIARFPTARRSAV is encoded by the coding sequence ATGACCACCGTCCTTGAGACCCTCGACAAAGGAACCGCTTACCTGACCAAGAAAGGCATCGAGGACGCGCGTCGGAACATGCAGATGCTGGTAGCTCACCAGCTCTCCTGCACGCGCATGGACCTCTACCTGCGCTTCGACCAGCCGCTCGATGAGGGCGATCTGGTCCCCCTCCGGGACCTCCTGAAACGCCGCGGCGATGGCGTGCCGATCCAGCATCTGCTGGGCATCGTCCAGTTCCACAACCGCGATTTCAAAACAGACTCCCGCGCTCTGATTCCCCGCCCGGAGACCGAGGAACTCGCCGAGTGGCTTCTTAAGAATGCAAAGCTGCCCGCCGGAGCCCGCATCCTCGACATGGGCTGCGGCAGCGGAATCCTTGGCCTTACCCTCGCAGCAGAAAATCCCGAGGCCCGGGTCACCCTCGCCGACCTTTCGCCCGAAGCTCTTTCACTCACGAAGGAGAATGCCCAACGCCTTGACATCACGAATGTGGATTTCGTGGAGAGCGATCTCTTCTCGGCCTTGGGAGACACCCGGTTCGACTTGATCGTCGCGAATCTCCCCTACGTTCCGGAAGTCGATCGGCCCACGCTTTCCCGCGAGGTGCAGCACGACCCCGATCTGGCGCTATTCGGTGGACCGGACGGGCTCGACGTAATCCGCCGTTTCGTGCCCGAAGCCGCGAAGCGACTGCTGCCGGGCGGATGGCTTGCGCTGGAAATTGGCATCGACCAAGCTGCGCAGACGGAAGCATTGCTGGAAACCGCAGGCCTCACCGACCTCTTGACTCTGAAGGATCTCTCGGGCATTGCCCGCTTCCCCACGGCGCGGCGCTCCGCAGTCTAG
- the lipA gene encoding lipoyl synthase — protein sequence MSGCHGPQMKMDPGLHQDKKPSWIKVRLPNNPVFWSTKSLITDLKLVTVCEEAQCPNRWECWGQGTATFMIAGEKCTRACGFCAVKTAKPDALESDEPFRVAEATRRMKLRHVVITAVARDDLRDGGAQHFQQTIEAVRAMNPGIVIEVLVPDFNDRDWALEMVMEARPHIFNHNLETVERLTPLVRSRAKYHRSLAVLKKAKAMVNGKVATKSGIMLGLGEQRDEILRAMDDLLAADVTVLTMGQYLRPTPRHLPVVEYIEPAAFDELKQIALEKGFRHVASGPLVRSSYHAADFRPELDIMDEIEKTAPSHGLDLQPEDLPIPAARPALVKASVA from the coding sequence ATGAGCGGCTGCCACGGTCCCCAGATGAAGATGGATCCCGGTTTGCACCAGGACAAGAAGCCTTCCTGGATCAAGGTTCGGCTTCCGAACAACCCGGTGTTCTGGTCGACCAAGTCCCTCATTACGGACCTCAAGCTGGTGACCGTATGCGAGGAGGCGCAGTGCCCGAACCGTTGGGAATGCTGGGGCCAAGGAACGGCCACCTTCATGATCGCGGGTGAGAAGTGTACCCGCGCCTGCGGCTTCTGTGCGGTGAAGACCGCCAAGCCTGATGCGCTCGAATCGGATGAACCTTTCCGCGTGGCCGAGGCCACGCGCCGCATGAAGCTCCGCCACGTGGTGATCACCGCGGTGGCCCGTGACGATCTTCGCGATGGGGGTGCCCAGCACTTCCAGCAGACCATTGAGGCCGTGCGCGCGATGAATCCCGGCATCGTGATCGAGGTGTTGGTTCCTGATTTCAACGACCGCGACTGGGCTCTTGAAATGGTGATGGAAGCCCGCCCGCACATCTTCAACCACAACCTGGAAACGGTGGAACGGCTCACGCCGCTCGTCCGCTCCCGCGCCAAGTATCACCGGAGTCTCGCCGTTCTCAAGAAGGCGAAGGCCATGGTGAATGGCAAGGTCGCCACCAAGAGTGGTATCATGCTTGGGCTCGGCGAGCAAAGGGACGAAATCCTGCGCGCGATGGATGACCTTCTCGCCGCGGATGTCACCGTGCTGACGATGGGCCAGTATCTCCGTCCGACACCGCGCCATTTGCCGGTGGTGGAATACATCGAGCCTGCCGCTTTCGATGAGCTGAAGCAGATTGCATTGGAGAAGGGCTTCCGCCACGTGGCCAGCGGCCCGCTGGTCCGCAGCTCCTATCATGCGGCCGACTTCCGCCCGGAGCTCGACATCATGGATGAGATCGAGAAGACGGCGCCGTCCCATGGACTGGATCTCCAGCCGGAGGATCTGCCGATTCCGGCGGCTCGTCCGGCACTGGTGAAGGCTTCGGTGGCGTGA
- a CDS encoding M20 family metallopeptidase, with protein MTPVTGVVELLQQLVRIPSVNPDNPPGTDRVGEAELAGYLKGWLEDLGAEVILEEIRPGRPNLIARFAPRDGRPRILLGPHLDTVGVGSMTIDPFGGEVRDGRLWGRGASDTKGPMAAMLWGLKENAAILKELPIAVDFVAFMGEESSQWGSKDFAKHHGHDYAFAIVGEPTSLNIVHTTKGSLWATLRATGKAAHSSQPERGENAAMKLARALDVLERELSEELARYLHPVLGRSTINVGVLRSGSRPNIVPDLAEAEIDIRITPSLRDAGGALALLKRTITRLSLPLEIDRAHENPPMEIPATHPYIHRIEAVRAASKPVGAPWFSDAAHLSNAGVPSVCMGPGSIDQAHTCDEFIDVAALEEGATFFADFVRSLA; from the coding sequence ATGACGCCCGTGACCGGTGTCGTCGAACTTCTCCAACAGCTTGTCCGCATCCCTTCGGTCAATCCGGACAATCCGCCCGGAACCGACCGGGTCGGAGAGGCGGAACTGGCCGGGTATCTGAAGGGCTGGCTGGAGGATCTTGGCGCCGAAGTGATTCTGGAGGAAATCAGGCCCGGCCGCCCGAACCTGATCGCCCGCTTCGCCCCGCGCGATGGCAGGCCGCGCATCCTGCTCGGCCCTCACCTCGATACCGTCGGGGTCGGCAGCATGACCATCGATCCCTTCGGTGGGGAAGTCCGCGACGGCCGCCTCTGGGGCCGCGGTGCCTCCGACACGAAAGGCCCGATGGCGGCAATGCTCTGGGGCCTGAAGGAGAATGCCGCGATTCTCAAGGAGCTCCCGATCGCCGTCGATTTCGTAGCTTTCATGGGCGAGGAATCCAGCCAGTGGGGCTCGAAGGATTTCGCGAAGCACCATGGCCACGACTACGCCTTCGCCATCGTCGGCGAGCCGACCTCCTTGAATATCGTTCACACCACCAAGGGCTCCCTTTGGGCTACGCTCCGCGCCACCGGCAAGGCCGCTCACTCCTCACAGCCCGAACGCGGCGAGAATGCAGCAATGAAGCTGGCACGCGCCCTCGATGTCTTGGAGCGGGAACTTTCCGAAGAACTGGCCCGCTACCTTCACCCGGTCTTGGGTCGGTCCACGATCAATGTCGGCGTGCTTCGTTCCGGCTCGCGACCGAACATCGTGCCGGATCTTGCGGAAGCGGAAATCGACATCCGCATCACGCCCTCGCTGCGTGATGCCGGCGGCGCGCTGGCCCTCCTGAAGCGGACGATTACCCGCTTGAGCCTGCCCTTGGAAATCGACCGCGCGCACGAAAATCCGCCGATGGAAATCCCGGCGACCCATCCCTACATCCACCGCATTGAGGCAGTCAGAGCCGCATCGAAACCGGTCGGTGCCCCGTGGTTCTCAGATGCCGCCCATCTTTCCAACGCCGGGGTTCCCTCCGTGTGCATGGGCCCCGGCTCGATCGACCAAGCCCATACCTGTGACGAGTTCATTGACGTTGCCGCGCTTGAGGAAGGTGCCACCTTCTTCGCCGACTTCGTGCGCTCCCTTGCCTGA
- a CDS encoding ExbD/TolR family protein: MKLETTLPESPGFLIVVPAINLMALMLVFFLPSLFSQSGVALELPVSRFQLERQEDRAVVSITSDTPPVYWLERQQVSFAQLSEKLDARRQGDWAPTSTVLLRVDKGVSVETQRNVAEMALQKGFRVLLLGQSEPSAPSADHP, encoded by the coding sequence ATGAAGCTCGAAACGACGCTGCCGGAGTCTCCCGGTTTCCTGATCGTGGTACCTGCTATCAACCTGATGGCGCTGATGCTGGTGTTTTTCCTGCCCTCGCTTTTCAGCCAGTCTGGCGTCGCCTTGGAACTCCCGGTTTCCCGCTTCCAGCTTGAGCGTCAGGAGGATCGGGCGGTGGTGAGTATCACCTCCGACACACCCCCGGTCTATTGGCTTGAGCGCCAGCAGGTATCCTTCGCTCAGCTTTCCGAAAAACTCGATGCCCGCCGCCAAGGCGATTGGGCACCCACAAGCACCGTCCTGCTGCGGGTGGACAAGGGAGTCTCGGTCGAGACCCAGCGGAATGTGGCCGAAATGGCCCTCCAGAAGGGTTTCCGGGTCCTCTTGCTCGGGCAGTCCGAGCCCTCCGCTCCGAGCGCCGACCATCCCTAG
- a CDS encoding MotA/TolQ/ExbB proton channel family protein produces MPTEFLDPSGLLENGGPILWLQAVLAFFGALFVVERLFFFHRARINVGDLLVGLSNHVRRKAYAEAMHEAARAPGPVARVAHSVLLRHSMERPDLRDIAQEAGQLEVPRVEKNLRAILAVAMLAPLTGMLGTVLGLAETFQRMSERGGFAGPAEVISGVQSALVTTAVGLTIAIPAYLFYLYFLGRAKRLFHRIERTGIEMVNMICDARADTGIVSMRDELEARRREERKK; encoded by the coding sequence ATGCCGACCGAATTCCTCGACCCATCGGGCCTTCTTGAGAACGGAGGACCGATCCTGTGGCTTCAGGCGGTGCTCGCGTTTTTCGGAGCCCTTTTCGTCGTCGAGCGGCTCTTTTTTTTCCACCGCGCCCGCATCAACGTGGGCGATTTGCTCGTAGGCCTCTCCAATCACGTCCGCCGGAAGGCCTACGCCGAGGCGATGCACGAGGCGGCCCGCGCTCCCGGTCCGGTCGCCCGCGTCGCCCACTCGGTCCTGCTTCGCCACTCCATGGAGCGCCCGGACCTCCGGGATATCGCCCAGGAAGCCGGCCAGCTTGAGGTCCCGCGGGTGGAGAAGAACCTGCGCGCGATCCTTGCCGTCGCCATGCTGGCACCCCTGACCGGGATGCTCGGCACGGTCCTCGGCCTCGCCGAAACCTTCCAGCGCATGAGTGAGCGCGGCGGCTTCGCCGGCCCGGCAGAAGTCATCTCCGGAGTTCAATCTGCGCTGGTGACCACCGCCGTGGGCCTGACGATCGCGATCCCGGCCTACCTCTTCTACCTCTACTTCCTCGGCCGCGCGAAGCGCCTCTTCCACCGGATCGAACGCACCGGGATCGAGATGGTGAACATGATCTGCGATGCCCGGGCGGATACCGGTATCGTCTCGATGCGCGATGAACTTGAAGCGCGCCGTCGCGAAGAGCGGAAGAAATGA
- the recR gene encoding recombination mediator RecR, with protein MARIEYPEAVGRLVEELRRLPGVGPRSAERIAIWLLQSAKADPLALARALEVAKEEVIACSNCGFFATAERCAICSDPSRESVICVVEQATDVLPLERSGAFKGRYHCLGGKLSPLDNVTPDDLRIGSLLRRIEEEKVPEVILAPGSDVEGEATANYIAGMLRGRCHVTRIAQGLPAGGGLEHADALTLARALEGRRGL; from the coding sequence ATGGCACGCATCGAATATCCCGAGGCCGTCGGCCGTTTGGTGGAAGAACTCCGCCGTCTGCCCGGTGTCGGCCCGCGTAGCGCCGAGCGTATCGCCATTTGGTTGCTCCAGAGTGCGAAGGCGGATCCCTTGGCCCTTGCCCGGGCTCTGGAAGTCGCCAAAGAGGAAGTCATCGCCTGCTCGAATTGCGGCTTTTTCGCTACGGCGGAGCGCTGCGCGATTTGCTCCGATCCCTCGCGTGAGTCGGTAATTTGTGTGGTCGAGCAGGCGACGGACGTGCTGCCGCTTGAACGCTCGGGAGCTTTCAAAGGCCGCTATCACTGCCTTGGGGGCAAGCTTTCGCCACTGGATAACGTCACTCCGGATGACCTGCGAATCGGGTCACTGCTCCGCCGGATCGAGGAGGAAAAGGTACCCGAGGTCATTCTCGCTCCTGGTTCCGATGTGGAAGGTGAAGCCACCGCCAATTACATCGCCGGCATGCTGCGCGGCCGCTGCCACGTCACCCGGATCGCCCAGGGGCTGCCGGCAGGCGGCGGCTTGGAGCATGCGGATGCCTTGACCCTTGCCCGGGCTCTGGAAGGCCGCCGGGGCCTTTGA
- a CDS encoding acyl-CoA thioesterase, which yields MISPLYIHHSQIAFGDTDCSSWIHFPKIFRHVEEAEHAFLERQGITIIDRELGGWPRVHVSCDFKQPLRFGDKIEVHLGIEKIGAASINWLFEVLKDGEVYALGKIVSVRVDNQGKPLVIDEETRAKLVPMS from the coding sequence ATGATTTCACCGCTCTACATACACCATTCCCAGATCGCCTTCGGGGATACCGACTGCAGCAGTTGGATCCATTTCCCGAAGATCTTCCGCCACGTCGAGGAGGCAGAGCATGCCTTCCTCGAAAGGCAGGGGATCACGATCATCGATCGTGAACTCGGTGGCTGGCCGCGGGTGCATGTCTCCTGCGACTTCAAGCAACCCCTCCGTTTCGGCGATAAGATCGAGGTCCATCTAGGCATCGAAAAAATCGGCGCCGCCTCGATCAACTGGCTCTTCGAAGTCCTGAAGGACGGAGAAGTCTACGCGCTCGGAAAGATCGTCTCAGTGCGCGTCGACAACCAAGGAAAGCCACTCGTAATCGATGAGGAGACGAGGGCGAAGCTGGTGCCGATGTCTTAG